Part of the Primulina huaijiensis isolate GDHJ02 chromosome 15, ASM1229523v2, whole genome shotgun sequence genome is shown below.
gaatgtttGCTATATATTAAAAAACCAATAGATAAGTGAAACTTGCCACCACGATGAAGCTGCTTGGAGTAGATGAAATCCAAGCAATCATAAATCTTAGATGTCTCAAACTTTACAAAATGTAATCTCCCACCAAGTATCGGGTAGCTCCTTCTGTTTACATTGGAAACAGCAAGTCTTTCCTTAATTGTCATTTTCCTCCTGTCATTAACTGGCTTGTTCTCATGTCTTGAGAAATAAATCAACTTAATGAGGGATCCTGAAAATGCAACTTAGATTCTGACTTTAGAATGCACTGCAGTTGTAAatcaatattataattaataagcACCTTGATGGCATGAATTTCATACTAGCATGGATAGTTTCCATGATCAACAGTTACATTACAACTTTTTAATCAGATGATGCAGTTTCGAGCTTAAAATAGACAGGTTCAAAAATACTGTGACGCGAAAGGAACAAGGCCATGTGAGAATCCTGGTGACAACAGTATAGGAGTCCATGAAGAAATTGGAGATTATTCAAAAACCCAATGTTCAAAACCTAGCAAGATCCATGCAAAAAAGGTCCAAGTAGTAATAACAAACGTGGATATGGCGAAGCACATCAGCATAAAGGTGTATACTGTTGGTTTCAAACTCAAATTCTTTTCCAACAACTAAAGAACGAGATTTTAatgaaataacataaaattatcTGAACCGTAACAAGATTACATTTTTCACCtctaagaaaaagaaaacagaaACAGTAATTAAATGGGATCTATAGGGGGAAAAAATATTGATCTAGAGGTGAAAATCTCCATGAGATTCTGTCTTATAAGTGTTAAAAATGGATGACAGAAGTCGAGTACTGATTGTGCCTGGATTGCAGAAATTCCTTCTTAATGAAGTTTTTTAATACTGGGAGTAGTTACATGTGGGCAGTGGACTGTTCAAACCATGCCACAGCACATGCATACTCCACTTAGCAATATATAATTTTACGTTTGTTCAGATTCCAAACAAATCCAAAGACAGAATCGAAGCAGTAATTATACATACAATATAAAATCTTGCAACTTCCTCTCTGGCTATCGCCAACACAGTCAAACCAACTAGGACATATCGAGAAGGGAAATATTCGATGTGCAAGTGACTCAAATCAACAAAAATTCATTGTCGCAAAAAGATATACCTCCAATGTCCAAAGCCAAGTGAGAAATATCATCCGACTGATTAGGCAACAGAATTGTGGGGTCCCTCTCCTCAAAATTTCCTTGTATGGCTGCTCCACTGAGGTCCAGTTGTGGCCGGGATGAGGACCGGTGAATTGAATTTCCAGTAAACGATGTCATTTCCGTTTCTCCCGACTCCCCTCTTTCTAGAGGAGTACTTTCAGGTTTTTCAGTATCCGAATTGGGCTCATCTTTTCCATCAAAATTATCAACATTTATACAGCCGGCAACCGCACTGTTAAGTTCTTGGTGGTCCTCTTTTGAACTATCCATTGTAATTACTCCACCCAACCGGCGGCCTAACCCCAAACTGTTTCTCTCCTACTATCCTAgtaaaaaaagtcaattttgaTTCAGTCAGTTGTCCTACTTTCCAAGTCATAAATGGTTATAATATATTATCACAAATGAGATATAAAATAACCAGATGTCTGATccaaaacaaacaaattatcaaaaaggccaaaaaaaaaaaacgagtcAAATGCATAAGCGGCCAAGATAATCAAAACCCATATACAACAATTAAGCGTTTGAGAATCTCGCACCTAACCCGACTTGAAAATCTCAATCTTTGAAAACTGGTTTGGGAAAAAGTAAAAGGGCTTTTCTAGcattaatttttacataaatccAAAAAGCTTTTTCCTGCTGAAAATAATAGTGGTGGCGGGTCGGGAAAGACAGCGCAGTGAATCAATGATGAGGCCAATTATTTACAAGTTAGCCGGGAGAGAACAGAGAAGTAATTACAAACTCGCAAAAAGAATCGAACTTTTTATGCGCGTGTTCTTGCCAACTGCAAAAATTGAGAACTAATCGAAATGCATGTgggattaaaaaaaatgcacaAAGTATGAATGAAGTAGCCTGGTATGTGGCGTTGGATTTGATTTGGAAATTAATGGAAGACTGGAGAGATATTGGTCTATAAAACACAAAGAAGCGCGTGTTCTTCCTCTTGCGAGAAACCGCGGGTGGCTTTGAGTATATTGGTAAGCCGGTTGGGATTTAATGCAcccttttttaaattaattaatatctcAATTATTAGAATATCTACACTAATCACTTCTACATTATTTTCTCCCGCATTTATTTTGATATCACCTCtatctttatctttattttatattaaataaataaatatatatatatatatattcaattttattGCATCATTTAAATGattgttatttaaaataattaataatgttatttttaattttttttaatatttaaaattatttgattatttaagattgtactttatttaaaaataaaatttaattattaatttgaaaTGGAAGAGtacaataaaaatcacaattacataatatataaattaaatattatgaaatatgtaaaatattaattcaCAGATTTTGATagcattaacttttttttataaatttataaattatgttttttatataatttcagattttaattattttattaattattacttttttaaCCATtggtacaaaaaaaattttaaataatgtttttaaaaaaggaaATGGAGAGGAAGATGTGCCTCCCACCCCACTTCTTTTCTGGGTGTGTGATTCCACGCGCACATTCACAGACACTTTTGTGTCCAGAGTACAACACACGTCTCGAGAGGgcttagaaattttaaaaaataataattggacGTTCAAACGTTGAACGCCCATTTGACATGACAAAATATAACATCCACCGGCATTGCTCAACATAGCTCGTTAGCTAATTTGCTATCAGCATGCACAGACTCCAGAATTTTAATCTTATATTTCATGGCTTCAGTGTCGTAGGGTGTTTTGTGGAGAATAGATGCTCCAGGAGTTGCTCGCCATTCCAGAGAGATCGCCATCGGAGATCAATATCGATACCTTTAACGAGATACACGGCCTAAGGGGGACCGATTCTTGGACTTTAACCTGAATATGAGTTTCTTCTACGCCGAATATTGATATCTTATACGGCACTTGATTTATGAATAACTGTACGTATTAAGAATCGTCCGTAATATAATAAGTAATACTATGCATTTATGCACCTCAAGCACAATATATGAGACCACGAGGCGCGAGTGAGTGGAGTACGAAGTACAAACATTATTCAACACTATCAGCAATATATAAACTTGTAATTGATCTATGCACATATTCAAGCATCAGCAGCTTGACTTCCATTTGATTTTCCACGCTTTGCCTCGTAATCTTTCACAGCAGCTTTTATTGCATCCTCTGCAAGCATGCTGCAATGGAGCTTCACTGGTGGAAGTGAGAGATGCTTTGCAATTTCCCTGCATTTCCATCATTGTTCATGACTCATGAGAAACGTACATTCTTATGTTTATGAAAACGAATTAATAGTTCTATAGCCAGAATCACTCGTAGCCAACATATGCAAATCCAATCCAACGAAGAAATACTTGTTAAGAAAAGGTAATCTATTCTGACATATTGACACAATGCCGAGCATACAAAATTAAAAGGAAGACATTCAAATGCATAAACACAGCGAAATTTTTTAACCCTTATAACAGACTAACCAAGTGACTAAAACACATGGATACATAGCCTGCCACTGGTTACCATCGTATTTTCATAACCAACATCTTACCCCAATGGCCAAATTCAGTAGATTCTATCCTCCAACTTGCTGTGATTTTTTTTCCACTGTGTGGTTCTAGTAGAAaattaaacaataaatcaaCATTTACCAAAGAAGCTCGTAACTTCAATGCTAATCCATTTAAAAGAGTAAGAATTgtcaaataaagaaaagaatGAGCTTATAGTTACAGATCAGTACACGTGATTCCTGAGCTCAAAGAGTGAAGAAGAGCAAGAAAGAAGAGTTCCACTTACGTATTTTTTATCGACAAGAGTTCCTCCATTTGTTTACCTTTCAACCATTCGGTAGctggaaattaaaaaaaaaatactgatTACCAAGTTCAACCAGGATGATTAGCGATTTACGTGAAGGAACGTCGAAATTTAAATCAAGCAATCCCATACAGATTCAACAAAAGGCTCAGaaaatgctacacaaaaaccAAAGAATTAAGACCTCAAACGACAGAGTTAAATCAGAAAGACAAAAATGAAGACTAATGAGGCATGCATGGAAAGTTTGTCGCTTTGATTCAACAAACACACCGACGGAGGATGAAGCAATGGCCGAGCCACAGCCGAAAGTCTTAAAACAAGCATCAAGGATTTTCCCATTCTCCTGATCGACCCTAATCTGCAACTTCATGACGTCACCACACGCCGGTGCTCCGACGAGACCCGTCCCAACATTCGGATCACTCTTATCGAACGATCCGACGTTCCTCGGGTTGTTGTAGTGATCCACAACTCTCTCGTGGTACTTTCGCGCTCCCACAACCACCGGAGAAGGAGTGGGTGATCGGAGGCCGTGACCGAGAATCCTAATTGTTACGCGCCTCAACATACCGGATTGGTCTGGAAGTTGCTTCAAAAATCACAAATGAGATGAATTTGGATTTGGGGTTTCGTACGTGGTATTATTGCCAAAAATTAGGGAATCAGAATCGGATTCGGATTCAAGCTGATCGGAATGTTAGGGCGGTGGTAAAGGAATTAAATTCTGTATGGTGACAGGAATGTTAATGAAGAAGGGGTGTTTAATCGGTCTATTCGGTTATCGACCGAACTGAATAGACCTATAATCGATTTAACTATTTAATTTTCGAATAATCGAATCGATCAAAATATTCGtagaaaccgaattaaccgaaacGATTTTCAAATCGATCGACCGAAAAAacggatattttttaaaatatgtgaattttaacacataaaaaaaacaatggaGAGCTTATAAATAACTAAAAACATTGaacaaaacatatcaataacaaataaaaatattgaagataaaatcATTGGATGAATGAGCTTCCTTCTAATGCATGAAAAGTTGAGTTTCtttctaatgtatttttaatacccatatacaatttaaattaatatatatactaattcggtttaaccgaatttttcaaattaaaatcgaaaccgaaccgaattaaccgatttttaaaatttcaaaaccgaacttccgaattaaccgaaccgatTTTTCTAAATAGTtcgatcggttaattcggtttaactgAAATTTTTAACACTCCTAAGCTGAAGAGCTGGAAAATTTAGTTGGGCCGGCATGCCTCAAATCAAAGACCAATTATATGTTGGCCCAGGATCATTTTTACAAGGCCCATCTTTCTATGCAGTTTTGAATGGTCGAAATTTTTGGAGTTTCGAAAATTCACAAGTTGTTGTCTTTACAGTTTAAATATCACACCACATAAAATCTGTTCGGCtagtaatataaatttatatatattcaagCATCGTTTTGATATGGAGCAtgaaacattaattaattactcTTTTCTTTTCACATAATGTTCGGCTCAAGTTTAGTATTAAAGTTATATGCGTGTTATCAAGttatcaaatatatatcataCATCGTTCGATCTCATTTTACAAaccaaacaatattttaaatttttaattatatgctTCACTCTTCCcccaatatttttaaattagtcGGTCAGATgggataaataaatatatagttaTTATTCATAATTGTTGCATGTAgtgtaagaaataaaataataaaataaataaataaaaaaagtgaTTCGACACAATAGCTACTGAACAAAATACAGCTAGTATACTCTATTCACAGGTCAGACCTGAGATGaactgatatatatatatactctaTTCACAGGTCAGACCTGAGATGaactgatatatatatatatatatattggattTCGAATTATGACAGTCCAACCTTCAACTATATTAATGTGTTTTTATATTAAATCTATTAAATAAATTCACATAAAAGTTAgccaaaaaattgaaaatatatacgacattatttttcaaataatttagttatactattttttaaatttaataactatcgtttaaattttttgttatttattatttatatctttttaatttgttcaagatatttatgtaaatatattatatccataaaaatacatataaagtGTAGAATTAgattacataaatatataaattaagataATCACATCGATATAGAATAAATCAAAATGCTACAAAATGTTGCAGTAATTAATGTGCATCTGCTGAATATATAGTATCGAGGCATGCTAAAAATGGTGAATGTGTTAGTGTTTATTTTACTAGTTTAGTGGTTAGTTACCACTACTTCCTTTTCTTTTGGGTTTTGTTATTTGTTGACTTAGTATTTTCAGCGTTGTTGGTTTGTTTAGACGTTAGCTATTCTCAAGTTTGTTCAGTTATTTCTATTTGCTTTGTAAGGCTATATAATAGCCAAGTTTGTGATTCAATAAAAGTGGATTTCCTCCAGATTCATCTGTACTCTTTCTTCTGTTTTTGTTTTacaacatttggtatcagagctcggTTATAGGGGCCTGATTAGCTAGAAGCACCAGTCTTCTACGTGTGTTTTACTTGAATAATGACGACAGAGAGTTCATTTGTCCAGCCAGCTGTTCCGAAGTTTGATGGCTACTATGATCATTGGGCAATGCTCATGGAAAACTTCTTGCGTGCAAAGGAATATTGGGGACTTGTAGAGAATGGAGTTCCGGCAATGGCTGGAAGTGTTGTTCTAACAGAGGCACAGAGAAAGCATATTGAAGATCAGCAGTTAAAGGATTTGAAGGCAAAAGAACTATCTGTTTCAGGCATTAGATAGTTCTATCCTAGAAACAATCCTAAACAAAACAACTACGAAAGATATATGGGATTCTATGAAGTGGAAATATCAGGGTACCAAACGGGTGAAGCGTGGAAATTTGCAAGCTCTGAGAAAGGAATTTGAAATTCTTCACATGAAGCAGGGAGAATCTGTGAACGAATATTTCTCTCGTACTCTTGCTATTGCCAACAAAATGAAAGTCAATggtgaagataaaagaaatacTGAAATTGTTGAAAAGATTTTACGATCTATGACTTCCAAATTTGATTATGTTGTCTGCTCTATTGAAGAGTCTAACGATTTAGACACTCTAACCATAGATGAATTACAAAGTAGTCTTCTGGTACAGGAACAACGCATGAACTCTCATGTGTTAGAAGAAGAACAGGCCTTGAAAGTTACTCATGGAGATCACTCCGGAAGcagaggtcgtggtcgtggaaaTTATAGAGGACGTAGCAGGAGATCTTTTGATAAAGCCACAGTGGAGTGCTAGAATTGTCACAAGCTAGGGCATTTTGCATGGGAATGTCCAACCCGAGAGACAGAGGCAAACTATGCAGAAAATCAAGAGGAGATGTTGTTAATGACGTATGTGGATCTGAATAACACCAATAGAGAAGATACGTGGTTTCTTGACTCTGGATGCAGCAATCATATGTGTGGAAAAAAGGATTATTTCTCAGAATTCGATGGAAATTTTCGAGATTCAGTGAAGCTTGGGAACAACACAAAAATGTCTGTATTAGGAAAGGGGAATATAAGGttgaaaataaatgaaatgacACAGATCATCACTGGAGTCTTTTATGTTCCTGAGTTGAAGAATAATCTGCTGAGTATTGGACAATTACAAGAAAAAGAGCTTACCATTTTGTTTCAACATGGCAAGTGTAAGGTGTTTCATTCACAAAAAAGTTTGATTATTGACACCAAAATTTCATCAAATCGGATGTTTGTGTTGCATGCTCTATCCCAACCTATTTCATCTGCTTGTTTTAACACAATCACAGAAGACATTTTGCAGCTTTGGCACTGTAGATATGGTCACTTGAGCTTTAATGGCTTAAAGACTCTTCAACAAAGGAAGATGGTAAATGGATTACCAAAATTTCAGCCTCCCTCTAAACTATGCAAAGATTGTTTGGTAGGAAAACAACACAGGGCTTCAATTCCAAAGAAAAGCAATTGGCGAGCTGCTGAAATTTTACAGTTAGTCATGCAGACATTTGTGGACCGATTAATCCAATCTCAAACAACAGGAAAAGGTACTTGGTcactttcattgatgattttagTGGAAAAACATGGGTCTATTTTTTGGTTGAAAAATCAGAAGCGCTTGCTACTTTCAAAAGATTTAAGATTCATGTTGAGAAGGAAACAAACTCATTTATTAAAAGCTTGCGTACTGATCGAGGAGGCGAGTTCACATCCCGAGAATTTGCAAATTTATGTGATGTTCATAGCATACGACGATAGTTAACAGCTGCATACACCCCACAACAGAATGGAGTTGCAGAACGCAAGAATAGAACCATTATGAATATGGTTCGTAGTATGCTATCAAcgaaaaaaattccaaaaacctTCTGGCCTGAAGCTGTAAATTGGACCgtgcatattttaaattgaagcCCAACTTTTGCAGTACAAAACAAAACTCCAGAAGAAGCTTGGGGTAAGCTCAAACCTTTGGTTgactattttagagtttttggATGCATTTCACATGTTCATGTGTCTGACAGCAAAAGAACAAAGCTTGATGATAAAAGTTTCAGTTGTGTATTGTTGGGATTTAGTGAAGAATCAAAGGCTTACAGACTCTATGACCCCATTTCACAAAAGATCATAATCAGTAGGGATGTTGTGTTTGAAGAAGTGAAGAATTGGGATTGGGATAAGAAGTATGAAGAAGCTATCGTTTGTGATCTAGAATGGGGTGATGATGGGGAAGAAGCAATTGAACATGAAGAAGAAAGTGATAATGATGCCATTGAACATGAAGAAGAAAGTGATGTTGCAGCCACTGAATCTGATTTAGCCACTGAATCTGATTTAGTGTTACAAAACAGAGCCAACCCTTCCCCTTCAAATGCAGTAGCCAGAAATAGAAGACCACCTGTTTGGATGAGAGATTATGAGACAGGTGAAGGACTTTTTGAGGAGGAGCATGAAGCCCAACTTGCTATGTTTGCAGCTGCCGATCCAGTTTATTTTGAAGAAGCTGTTAAAATTAAGAGATGGAGAACAGCTATGGATGCTGAAATGGAAGCAATAAAGAAAATGGTACATGGGAATTGACAGAAGTACCAAAGGAAGGAAAAACAATTGGAGTAAAGTGGGTTTACAAGACTAAGTTTAATGAAAATGGAGAAGTAGAAAAGCACAAAGCTCGGCTTGTGGCAAAGGGTTACACACAACAGTATGGGATAGATTATACTGAGGTTTTTGCACCTGTGGCACGTATGGAAACAATTCGGTTGGTAGTCGCACTTGCAGCTCAAAGAGGGNTGAAGAATTGGGATTGGGATAAGAAGTATGAAGAAGCTATCGTTTGTGATCTAGAATGGGGTGATGATGGGGAAGAAGCAATTGAACATGAAGAAGAAAGTGATAATGATGCCATTGAACATGAAGAAGAAAGTGATGTTGCAGCCACTGAATCTGATTTAGCCACTGAATCTGATTTAGTGTTACAAAACAGAGCCAACCCTTCCCCTTCAAATGCAGTAGCCAGAAATAGAAGACCACCTGTTTGGATGAGAGATTATGAGACAGGTGAAGGACTTTTTGAGGAGGAGCATGAAGCCCAACTTGCTATGTTTGCAGCTGCCGATCCAGTTTATTTTGAAGAAGCTGTTAAAATTAAGAGATGGAGAACAGCTATGGATGCTGAAATGGAAGCAATAAAGAAAATGGTACATGGGAATTGACAGAAGTACCAAAGGAAGGAAAAACAATTGGAGTAAAGTGGGTTTACAAGACTAAGTTTAATGAAAATGGAGAAGTAGAAAAGCACAAAGCTCGGCTTGTGGCAAAGGGTTACACACAACAGTATGGGATAGATTATACTGAGGTTTTTGCACCTGTGGCACGTATGGAAACAATTCGGTTGGTAGTCGCACTTGCAGCTCAAAGAGGGTGGTCCATTCATCAATTAGACGTGAAATCTGCATTCTTACATGGCGAATTGAATGAAGAAGTCTTTGTCGAATAACCTTATGGTTATGTGCAAAAAGGAAATGAGCAaaaagtttataaattaaagaaaGCCCTCTATAGGCTCAAGCAAGCACCCCGTGCTTGGTACAGTCGTATAGAAGCATATTTCATGAAGGAAGTCTTTGAAAAATGTGACTATGAGCATACTTTGTTCATCAAAACTAACAAAGAAGGTAAAGTTTTGATTGTGggtttatatgttgatgatctaATCTATACAGGAAATGATGAAACAATGTTTGCTGAGTTTAAACATTCCATGAAGCATGATTTTGATATGACTGATCTTGGAAAGATGAAGTATTTTCTTGGACTTGAAGTTTTGTAAAAATCTAATGGTATTTTTATAAGTCAGAAAAAGTATGCCCTAGAGGTACTCAACAGTTTTGGAATGGATAAAAGTAATTTTGTTCTTAATCCTATTGTTCCTGGTTGTAAGCTTGTGAAAGATGAAGGGGAAGCTAAAGTCGACCAGACTTACTATAAACAGGTAATAGGGAGTCTCATGTACCTCACAACGACTCGACCAGATCTAATGTTTGTAGTGAGTATAATTAGCAGACATATGGAGAATCCTACTGAGTTACATTTACATGCAGCAAAAAGAGTGCTACGGCATCTAAAAGGAACAACTGATTTTGGGATATTCTACATTAAGGGAGGAGAAGATGAACTTGTTGCTTACACTGACAGTGATTATGCTGGAGACTTGGAAGATCGAAAGAGCACCTCAggttatgtttttttattaagttCAGGGGCAATTTCTTGGTCATCAAAGAAACAACCAGTAGTGAGTTTATCCACCACAGAGGCAGAATTCATTGCAACAACTTCATGTGCATGTCAGGCAGTATGGTTAAAAAGGGTGTTGGGAAAGCTAGATCAAAATCAAAGCAGGTCATGTATTATTCAATGTGACACAAAGGATGGTATTGTGGAATTAGTATATTGTGATACACAAGAACAGCTAGCTGTCATAACGACTAAGCCTCTCAAGTTGAATACCTTTGTCAAACTGCGAGAACAACTATGAGTCTGCTCTGAAACTGATGTAAACTGAAGCTTGTACTGTTCAGTTTAAGGGAGAAAATATTAGTGTTTATTTTACTAGTTTAGTGGTTAGTTACCACTACTTCCTTTTCTTTGGGTTTTGTTATTTGTTGACTTGGTATTTTCAGCATTGTTGGTTTGTTTAGACGTTNCACCACAGAGGCAGAATTCATTGCAACAACTTCATGTGCATGTCAGGCAGTATGGTTAAAAAGGGTGTTGGGAAAGCTAGATCAAAATCAAAGCAGGTCATGTATTATTCAATGTGACACAAAGGATGGTATTGTGGAATTAGTATATTGTGATACACAAGAACAGCTAGCTGTCATAACGACTAAGCCTCTCAAGTTGAATACCTTTGTCAAACTGCGAGAACAACTATGAGTCTGCTCTGAAACTGATGTAAACTGAAGCTTGTACTGTTCAGTTTAAGGGAGAAAATATTAGTGTTTATTTTACTAGTTTAGTGGTTAGTTACCACTACTTCCTTTTCTTTGGGTTTTGTTATTTGTTGACTTGGTATTTTCAGCATTGTTGGTTTGTTTAGACGTTAGCTATTCTCAAGTTTGTTCAGTTATTTCTATTTGCTTTGTAAGGCTATATAATAGCCAAGTTTGTGATTCAATAAAGTGGATTTCCTCTAGAGTCATCTGTACTATTTCTTCTGTTTTTGTTTTCCAACAGAATGAATATACTGTGTAAATCTTTATCGCAACTTCATATAAGTAATATTCTCTCAATCTGaataacaataatttttgtaaaatgaaAGTAATTGTCGTATTTTGTCTTTCAAAATCAtgcaagatctaaacaatatatttttaaagatatataatatgattTCCTATTAAGTGTGTCTTATCATTAGACATTTTTAGTGCATTTTTAGTTGTCGTATCTCAAAAGTAATTCAACTTATCCCTCTTTGTCcaaaaaattagaagatgtcaaAGGTAATCACAACTATGAATTAAAACATATCTAATCCGAAATTTTTCAGGCGTTTTGTCGACGACGACGATCCTCCATTCGACGTTACCCTGATAgatctcattttttaaaaaaaaaaaaaattcaactgaCAATAGTAAAgtgataataaatttaaattttctaatttttaaaattttacttttttaaagCTAAATATCTATGATATAAATCAATTTTATCTCTTTAATCAAGCTATTTGTTAAGCTAAATATCTAAAGGTACTCGATAAACAAAGTAGCCCTAGTGTTTCAAACCCTACAACTATTTTGTTTTTCACTTAGAAGTTagatcacataaaaaaaaaaataatgtatatGAATGAATACACAtgtaaacacacacacacacatatatataattatattggaAATTGAAGATCTTATTAGTCATGATAAGAACATGTAGGggccaaaaaaaattttcaaaatttacaaacgtacaaaaaaaaagataatttatttaaaattttgtcattattatttttatcttatttaatCCATATACCTAATTTAGTGATTAATTAGTGAATGTACATCGCCACTAAGAAGGGGACCCCCGCTTTTTCTAAAAGGACTAGCCAAAGAAAAGTCgattaatatgaaaaaaaaaattaactttttaaatattaaaatttcccTTTTCATGAAtggatattattatattattataaaaatgtaCTATTAGAACGGATAttactatattattataaaaatgtaCTATTAGAAAATGTAATTGACTTCTACTCAGCAAACAAATGGCACTACGGTCCACGCGATCAACTATTTATGGAAAATATGTTTACGTATTGAAAGGTAACTTATATACatagaataaaaatattcactacatttttttaaaaaaaaaggcatGCCGGTTCACTACATTTTGAAAATACATGGGTCGAATCAGGTGTGAGATCTTCGCGCTAGTGTTACCATTGGTTCGATCGATTTTAGGAGCGATAAGATCCTGAAGGTTGAAAAACCGCTTCGAAAACCCTGATTTCTTATATTATATCGTGTGAATCATGTGTGTAATTTACAAATCTAGTGTTATAATTTGTATCGATATATATTAGCAAAGTTTATGTAGGGAAATGGTTAATATTGGGTGTGACCTTTGCTAATTAATATAGAGTTACCGCTATAGATTATATAATCTGTAATTTTCAGCCTTTTTTTCAGtgaataaaatcataataaaatatttgtgttattacttaattttttttaaagaaactaCGATGGGATATTCGAATCTagggatcaattaaataaagtaAATTTTCAGAATTAAGAAGTTGGAGagatatatattttgtatattatagTACCAATGTGGAATTTTTGGAAGTGGAATCAATAGATAAAATTTCACTTTTGGTAGCATATCAATCTTAAtcctctttatttttatttataaattttgaaaatgggctATGTGTAATCCATGAAAACCACTTGTCT
Proteins encoded:
- the LOC140958269 gene encoding iron-sulfur cluster assembly protein 1-like → MLRRVTIRILGHGLRSPTPSPVVVGARKYHERVVDHYNNPRNVGSFDKSDPNVGTGLVGAPACGDVMKLQIRVDQENGKILDACFKTFGCGSAIASSSVATEWLKGKQMEELLSIKNTEIAKHLSLPPVKLHCSMLAEDAIKAAVKDYEAKRGKSNGSQAADA